The Streptomyces sp. NBC_01275 genome has a segment encoding these proteins:
- a CDS encoding TetR/AcrR family transcriptional regulator, with amino-acid sequence MAANQTEPTRRRLSTEARREQLLTVGARLFSESPYDEVWIEQVAEIAGVSRGLLYHYFPNKRDFFAAVVERESGRMLRMTAAVPGVPVREQLSAGLDVYLEYVETHAHGYRAFHRADAAGDQAVRKVYQRALAAQENQILAALAADPEFGPLFEQRPDVRLAVRGWLAFTTAVCLEWLRGADLSREQVRELCARALLGVIAR; translated from the coding sequence ATGGCCGCGAACCAGACTGAGCCCACCCGGCGCCGACTCAGCACCGAGGCGCGCAGGGAGCAGCTCCTGACGGTGGGCGCGCGACTGTTCTCGGAGAGTCCGTACGACGAGGTCTGGATCGAGCAGGTCGCCGAGATCGCCGGCGTCTCGCGCGGACTGCTGTACCACTACTTCCCGAACAAGCGGGACTTCTTCGCGGCCGTCGTCGAGCGCGAGAGCGGGCGGATGCTGCGGATGACGGCGGCCGTGCCGGGCGTGCCGGTGCGCGAACAGCTCTCCGCCGGTCTGGACGTCTATCTGGAGTACGTCGAGACCCATGCGCACGGCTACCGGGCCTTCCACCGTGCGGACGCGGCCGGCGACCAGGCCGTGCGCAAGGTCTACCAACGGGCGCTCGCGGCGCAGGAGAACCAGATCCTCGCGGCGCTGGCCGCCGACCCCGAGTTCGGCCCGCTCTTCGAACAGCGCCCCGACGTACGGCTGGCGGTGCGCGGCTGGCTGGCGTTCACCACGGCCGTCTGTCTGGAGTGGCTGCGGGGGGCGGACCTGTCCCGGGAGCAGGTGCGGGAGTTGTGCGCGCGGGCGCTGCTCGGGGTCATCGCCCGCTGA
- a CDS encoding DUF2470 domain-containing protein: MGDGHSWTAAPAAAERARSVLAAAWSCAVTADGGREEFVGAHTVDEDGRVRLSVPEDSALLTAAICAPRGEPSAVLEFADVAPVPVRSRIRARLWLAGWFVPEDGCLAFQPTRVVLKPPTGAVVVGLEEFAAAAPDPLAAAEAQLLTHLADAHPDAVERLTRLVRPESLHSAVRVQPLAVDRHGLTLRIERSRTHGDVRLPFHAPADDVSQLTERMHVLLTQAAAASCPRALQRQRTDGDG, from the coding sequence ATGGGTGACGGTCACAGCTGGACGGCCGCGCCCGCGGCGGCCGAACGGGCCCGTTCGGTGCTCGCCGCCGCGTGGTCCTGCGCGGTGACCGCGGACGGCGGCCGCGAGGAGTTCGTCGGCGCGCACACCGTGGACGAGGACGGGCGTGTACGGCTGAGCGTGCCCGAGGACAGCGCCCTGCTGACGGCGGCGATCTGCGCGCCCCGCGGCGAGCCGTCCGCCGTGCTGGAGTTCGCCGACGTCGCGCCCGTCCCCGTCCGCAGCCGGATCCGCGCCCGGCTCTGGCTCGCCGGCTGGTTCGTCCCCGAGGACGGCTGTCTCGCCTTCCAGCCCACCCGCGTCGTGCTGAAACCGCCCACGGGCGCGGTCGTCGTCGGCCTCGAGGAGTTCGCCGCCGCCGCACCCGACCCCCTCGCCGCCGCCGAGGCCCAGCTGCTCACCCACCTCGCCGACGCCCACCCCGACGCCGTCGAACGGCTCACCCGGCTCGTCCGGCCCGAGAGCCTGCACAGCGCCGTCCGCGTCCAGCCGCTCGCCGTCGACCGGCACGGACTGACGCTGCGCATCGAGCGCTCCCGCACCCACGGCGACGTACGACTGCCGTTCCACGCGCCCGCCGACGACGTGTCGCAGCTCACCGAGCGCATGCACGTCCTGCTCACCCAGGCGGCCGCCGCCTCCTGCCCCCGCGCCCTACAGCGGCAGCGCACAGACGGCGACGGGTGA
- a CDS encoding lactonase family protein, giving the protein MGSGTGGTGGRWSRRRFVGALGALGGATAASALAGCGADDSASARAPQGGERAQGATPSRQPSPAPSPSVSSSAPEASARPLGPRPLYLGTYTSAQGGGTGIGVASYDPASGRITGGRTVTGVQDPSYLAVHPDGGTLYAVNERERGAVTAVRLSDRRVLGSLATGGAQPCHLSVHPGGRWLLSADYGSGTVAVHPIDASGALGERTDLVTHRRPAPGPGQRGPHAHQFVTAPDGGHVLAVDLGTDTVYTYRLNERSGTLTEVAQAHTRPGAGPRHLTFHPGGRHAYLANEADDTVAVCAYEPASGRLTIGAPQSTGATADVNYPAQLVVTPDGAYAYLANRGDDSLARYAVEADGARLRLLDTVAVEGDFPRQIALSPDGGLLFAANQRSSTVSVFRVDGASGELRLAGEPFASPVAVCALPL; this is encoded by the coding sequence ATGGGCAGTGGTACGGGCGGGACGGGCGGCAGGTGGAGCAGGCGCCGCTTCGTCGGTGCGCTCGGCGCGCTGGGCGGCGCGACCGCGGCCTCCGCCCTGGCCGGCTGCGGCGCGGACGACAGCGCGTCGGCGCGGGCCCCGCAGGGCGGGGAGCGGGCGCAAGGCGCCACACCGTCCCGGCAGCCGTCCCCCGCCCCCTCCCCCTCGGTCTCGTCGTCCGCGCCGGAGGCATCGGCTCGCCCCTTGGGCCCCCGCCCGCTCTACCTCGGCACCTACACCTCCGCGCAGGGCGGCGGCACGGGCATCGGCGTCGCCTCCTACGACCCCGCGTCGGGGCGGATCACCGGCGGCCGCACGGTGACCGGCGTCCAGGACCCGTCGTACCTCGCGGTGCACCCGGACGGCGGGACGCTGTACGCGGTGAACGAACGGGAGCGGGGTGCGGTGACCGCCGTACGGCTGTCCGACCGGAGGGTCCTCGGGAGCCTGGCGACGGGCGGGGCGCAGCCCTGTCATCTGTCCGTGCATCCGGGCGGGCGCTGGCTGCTGAGCGCCGACTACGGCTCGGGGACGGTGGCCGTGCACCCGATCGACGCCTCGGGGGCGCTCGGCGAGCGCACGGATCTGGTCACGCACCGTCGTCCGGCGCCCGGTCCAGGTCAACGGGGGCCGCACGCGCACCAGTTCGTCACCGCGCCGGACGGCGGGCACGTCCTCGCCGTCGATCTGGGCACGGACACGGTGTACACGTACCGGCTGAACGAGAGGTCGGGGACGCTGACGGAGGTCGCGCAGGCGCACACCCGGCCGGGCGCGGGTCCGCGGCACCTCACGTTCCATCCCGGCGGCCGGCACGCCTACCTCGCCAACGAGGCGGACGACACGGTCGCGGTCTGCGCCTACGAGCCGGCGAGCGGCCGGCTGACGATCGGCGCGCCGCAGTCCACGGGCGCGACGGCGGACGTCAACTACCCGGCGCAGCTGGTGGTCACGCCGGACGGGGCGTACGCGTATCTGGCCAACCGGGGCGACGACAGCCTCGCGCGCTATGCGGTGGAGGCGGACGGGGCCCGGCTGCGGCTGCTCGACACGGTGGCGGTGGAAGGCGACTTCCCGCGGCAGATCGCCCTCTCGCCGGACGGCGGTCTGCTGTTCGCGGCGAATCAGCGCTCCAGCACCGTCAGCGTCTTCCGCGTGGACGGCGCGAGCGGTGAACTGCGCCTCGCGGGCGAGCCGTTCGCCTCACCCGTCGCCGTCTGTGCGCTGCCGCTGTAG